The Oncorhynchus tshawytscha isolate Ot180627B linkage group LG30, Otsh_v2.0, whole genome shotgun sequence genome includes a region encoding these proteins:
- the LOC112241601 gene encoding trophoblast glycoprotein-like, with protein MYYFGDVLRGVLSFLKGRCFCLLAEAVFVCLLFSSVNAEEECPLSCICVRDSGTVTCRDAEHTELPGDIPVWATTLILRGNNISTLPGGAFSTNNGTELELTTLSLSHNGIMVIEADAFTGLPRLNLLDLSHNPLVYISDRAFHGLRELRSLYLNDSLLAPAVAQLSNALQGTETLRNLHRLELSGNRLKTIPISRLDAFNLHTLVLTNNSIENIGKDNISSLYHHKRVRIYLSLNPFRCNCELESFYLWLKNSSQCVDAARLLCAEPDAKKGIPLERLRGEDVDCLNENLEAVSYVFLGIVMALIGIVFLMVLYLNRRGIKRWLNNIRDACRDQMEVYHYRYEQDSDPRLANVAV; from the coding sequence atgtattattttggtGACGTTTTACGAGGTGTTCTTTCTTTTCTGAAAGGCCGGTGTTTTTGTTTATTAGCCGAGGCCGTGTTCGTGTGTTTGTTGTTTTCTTCTGTCAATGCAGAGGAAGAGTGTCCGTTATCCTGTATCTGTGTCAGAGACTCCGGAACGGTGACCTGCCGGGATGCCGAACACACTGAGTTACCGGGTGACATACCTGTGTGGGCGACCACGTTAATACTCAGGGGGAACAACATCTCAACGTTACCGGGAGGAGCGTTCTCCACGAATAACGGGACGGAACTCGAACTAACGACCCTCTCACTGTCACATAATGGGATCATGGTGATCGAGGCTGACGCTTTCACGGGACTCCCCAGGTTGAATTTATTGGATTTGAGCCACAACCCGTTGGTGTATATTTCGGACCGAGCGTTTCACGGACTGCGGGAGCTCCGTTCTCTTTACCTGAACGACTCGCTCCTTGCTCCAGCCGTGGCGCAGCTCTCCAACGCGCTGCAGGGCACCGAAACGTTACGCAACCTCCACCGGCTGGAGCTGTCAGGAAACCGATTGAAAACCATACCCATCTCACGGTTGGACGCGTTCAACCTCCACACTTTAGTTCTCACCAACAATTCCATCGAGAACATTGGTAAAGATAACATATCTAGTTTGTACCATCACAAGAGAGTGCGCATTTATTTGTCACTAAATCCTTTCAGGTGTAACTGTGAACTCGAGTCGTTCTACCTCTGGTTAAAGAACTCTTCCCAGTGTGTGGACGCTGCGCGCCTCCTGTGCGCCGAGCCTGATGCCAAAAAGGGGATTCCACTGGAGCGGTTACGCGGTGAGGACGTGGATTGTCTCAATGAGAACTTGGAAGCGGTGTCCTACGTGTTCCTAGGGATAGTCATGGCGCTGATCGGTATTGTATTCCTCATGGTGCTCTATCTAAACCGGAGAGGCATCAAACGGTGGCTCAACAACATCCGTGATGCGTGCCGCGACCAGATGGAAGTATACCATTACCGGTACGAGCAGGACTCCGATCCCCGGTTGGCTAACGTCGCCGTTTAA